Sequence from the Amycolatopsis sp. NBC_00345 genome:
GCGATGTTCTTCGGCGGCTTCGGCGGCGGCAACAGCCGCGAGGGCAACCCCTTGGTCTCGCTCCTGCTGATCCTGGTGGGCCCCATCGCGGCGGCGGTGGTCAAGATGGCCGTCAGCCGCTCCCGCGAGTACCAGGCGGACGCGTCGGGCGCCCAGCTGACCGGCGACCCGCTCGGCCTGGCGTCCGCGCTGCGCAAGCTGGAGCGCGGCACGCGCGCGGCCCCGCTGATGCCGGAGCCCGCGGTCGTCTCCCAGTCCCACCTGATGATCGCGAACCCGTTCCGCCCGGGCGAAGGCCTGTCGAAGCTGTTCTCCACCCACCCGCCGATCGAAGACCGGATCCGCCGGCTGGAGGAGATGGCGCGGGGCCGCTCGTGAGTCCGGCACTGCCGCCGAGTCCCTGAAGGCCACCATGAGGGCAGATCCGACCCTCATGGTGGCCTTCAGGGCGCATCAGTCAGCCGAGGGCGCCCGCGGACCGCGCCACGGACATCACGTACTCGCCGTAACCGGACTTGGCCAGCTTCGTGCCCAGCGCGTAACACTCGTCCGGGCTGATGAACCCCATCCGGAGCGCGATCTCCTCCAGGCAGGCGATCCGCACGCCCGTCCGGTGCTCCAGCACCTGCACGAACTGCCCGGCCTCCAGCAGGGAGTCGTGCGTGCCCGTGTCGAGCCAGGCGAAGCCACGGCTCAGCTCGATCAGGTTCGCGCGATTCTGGCGCAGGTAAGTGAGGTTGACGTCGGTGATCTCGAGCTCGCCGCGCTTCGACGGCTTGAGGTTGCGCGAGATGTCGACGACCTCGTTGTCGTAGAAGTACAGCCCGGTGATCGCGTTGTTGGAGCGCGGCTTCTCGGGCTTCTCCTCAATGGACAGCAGGCGCCCGTTCTCGTCGACCTCGCCGACGCCGTAGCGCTCGGGGTCCTTCACCTGGTAGCCGAACAGCACGCAGCCGTCGAGGTCGGTGGCCGCGCTCCCCAGCGTGGTGGAGAAGCCCTGGCCGTAGAAGATGTTGTCGCCGAGGACCAGCGCCACGGACTCGTCGCCGACGAAGTCCGCGCCGATCACGAACGCCTCCGCCAGCCCGTTGGGGCTGGGCTGCTCGGCGAACGAGAACGACAGCCCGTACTGGCTGCCGTCACCGAGCAGCCGGCGGAAGTTCGGCAGGTCGGACGGCGTCGAGATGATCAGGATCTCCCGGATCCCGGCCAGCATCAGCACCGAGATCGGGTAGTAGATCATCGGCTTGTCGTAGACCGGGAGCAGCTGCTTCGACACGGCCTGGGTGATCGGGTGCAGGCGCGTCCCGCTGCCCCCGGCCAGCACGATGCCCTTCATTCCCGCTCCTCGCCTCGTCCGTATTTCACCGTACCGAGTGAGTGTGCCGTGACCCGCTCGAGCCTGGGCACAGGGGGCGCGAACAGCGGGTTCAGGGCATCGGGCCCTTGCCGAAGTACGCCTTGCAGCCGGAGTCGTACTGCGTGGCGACTTCCAGCACGCCCTTCCCGTCGTCCACCGGCAGCAGCGTGGACGAGTAGTTGGGGCAGAAGTTGTTGTAGATGCCGGTGATGAGGATGGGGGCGGGCGCCTCGTACCAGTTGCCCGCGCCGAGGTTGTCGTTCACCAGCAGGACCTGGCCGTTCTTCGCGGCCACCGGCGTGCCGCCCGCGTCGGTGTAGATCTGGCCGACCATCACCAGCCGCACGCCGTGGGGGCCGCCGGGGAAGAGCGTGACCGTCTGGGCGTGCTGGAAGTAGTCGCCGTTCGCGGTGGTCACGCGGGTGCCCGGATCGGCCGGATCGCCCCAGTTCGCGCCGTCCGAGGAGATCTTGTAGTACGGGTCGCAGTAGCGGTCGCCGTAGTTGCAGATCTCGTAGCTGAACCAGTAGCGGCCGTCGGGCAGCCGCCGGACGATCGGCATGCCGGGGCGCACCCGGTCCGGCGGGATGGCCAGGGTGACCTGCTTGGTGCCCCAGTGGACGCCGTCGGTGGTCGCGACGCGGTTGATCACCTGCGCGTACTTCGGCGCCTGCGTTTCGTCGGCGTAGTTCACCCAGAGCGTGCCGCCCGCGTCGACGTTGAACTCCGGTTCCCAGATGCCGTCGTGGTTGTGTGAGCGGGCGGCCTCGGAGAGGAACGTCCAGGTGTGGCCGCCGTCGCGGCTCGCCCAGACCTTGATGCCGATGCGCCGCTGCGCGCCCGCGTCCTGGCGGTAGCTGGCGCCCCAGAGCAGCGTCCCGGGCCGGAGCGCGCCGACGCGCTGGGGCAGCTCGTAGAGCGTTCCGCAGCATTCGCCGAGCTTGCCGTCGGGGTCGCGGACCTCGCCGATCTTGTGGAAGCTCGCGCCCTCGTCGGTGCTCTCCATGATCGGCGTGAACTTGCCGCCGCCGTCCTCGCTGGTCAGCGCCGCGAGGATGTGGCCGCGGCCGAACGCCGAGTACTGCAGCCGCACCAGCCGCGGGTACGAGCCGAAGCCGTCCACCAGTGGCTGTTTGTCGACCACGGCGGACGCGGGCGTGAGGCTCGCGGCGACCACCACCAGCGAGGTGAGGAACGCGATCAAGGGGGTGGCACGGCGCATCCTGAACCTTTCTCACAACGGCGGCGCGATTACACCACGCACACGGCGGCGAATCGGGTCTCGCCGCCACGCCTCCGCAGGTCGGCGCCGGGATTCCACTCTTCCGAGGGGTTTGAGCGGCGCCACCGGGTGAGCGATTCGGTAACGCGCGGTCAAAGGGTGACGAAAGATCGCTTGAGGGCCGGTGCCTCGGCCCACGAGGGGAATTGAGTGATGACTGGTTTCGTCGGGCGCGTCGCGCTCGG
This genomic interval carries:
- the rfbA gene encoding glucose-1-phosphate thymidylyltransferase RfbA produces the protein MKGIVLAGGSGTRLHPITQAVSKQLLPVYDKPMIYYPISVLMLAGIREILIISTPSDLPNFRRLLGDGSQYGLSFSFAEQPSPNGLAEAFVIGADFVGDESVALVLGDNIFYGQGFSTTLGSAATDLDGCVLFGYQVKDPERYGVGEVDENGRLLSIEEKPEKPRSNNAITGLYFYDNEVVDISRNLKPSKRGELEITDVNLTYLRQNRANLIELSRGFAWLDTGTHDSLLEAGQFVQVLEHRTGVRIACLEEIALRMGFISPDECYALGTKLAKSGYGEYVMSVARSAGALG
- a CDS encoding sialidase family protein; protein product: MRRATPLIAFLTSLVVVAASLTPASAVVDKQPLVDGFGSYPRLVRLQYSAFGRGHILAALTSEDGGGKFTPIMESTDEGASFHKIGEVRDPDGKLGECCGTLYELPQRVGALRPGTLLWGASYRQDAGAQRRIGIKVWASRDGGHTWTFLSEAARSHNHDGIWEPEFNVDAGGTLWVNYADETQAPKYAQVINRVATTDGVHWGTKQVTLAIPPDRVRPGMPIVRRLPDGRYWFSYEICNYGDRYCDPYYKISSDGANWGDPADPGTRVTTANGDYFQHAQTVTLFPGGPHGVRLVMVGQIYTDAGGTPVAAKNGQVLLVNDNLGAGNWYEAPAPILITGIYNNFCPNYSSTLLPVDDGKGVLEVATQYDSGCKAYFGKGPMP